A window of Rhododendron vialii isolate Sample 1 chromosome 13a, ASM3025357v1 contains these coding sequences:
- the LOC131313717 gene encoding peptidyl-prolyl cis-trans isomerase FKBP13, chloroplastic isoform X1: MSTLPFSLGSCNPRKLIVIRNLHTSEESPTSSIKFSSHIIHNETTFCSAVLLKLNQKNPIVLVKRREAISAGLCSGILGVILQQSKVSAAEASSSSTTTPSPCELTQAPSGLAYCDKVVGYGPEAVKGQLIKAHYVGKLENGKVFDSSYNRGKPLTFHVGVGEVIKGWDQGILGGDGVPPMLAGGKRSLKLPPELGYGIRGVGCRGGSCIIPPDSVLLFDVEFIGKG, from the exons atgagcACACTACCATTTTCCCTTGGGTCTTGTAATCCCAGAAAGCTCATAGTTATTAGAAATCTTCACACATCAGAAGAATCTCCAACTTCTTCTATCAAATTCTCCAGCCATATTATTCACAATGAAACAACCTTTTGTTCTGCCGTCCTCCTGAAACTGAATCAAAAAAACCCAATTGTACTTGTCAAAAGAAGAGAGGCAATTAGTGCTGGGTTATGTTCTGGGATTCTTGGTGTTATTTTACAACAATCAAAGGTTTCAGCAGCTGAAGccagtagtagtagtactactaCTCCATCTCCATGTGAGCTTACTCAAGCTCCTTCTGGGCTTGCCTATTGTGATAAAGTTGTTGGGTATGGACCTGAGGCTGTCAAAGGACAGTTGATTAAG GCGCATTATGTGGGGAAATTGGAGAATGGGAAGGTGTTTGACAGCAGCTACAATCGCGGGAAGCCTCTTACTTTTCACGTTGGAGTTGGGGAG GTTATAAAAGGTTGGGATCAGGGTATTCTAGGTGGAGATGGAGTTCCTCCCATGCTTGCAG GAGGAAAACGTTCGTTAAAGCTTCCTCCAGAACTCGGTTATGGAATTAGAGGAGTTGGGTGTAGAGGAG GTTCATGCATTATTCCTCCAGATTCAGTTCTGCTCTTCGATGTGGAGTTCATTGGCAAGGGATGA
- the LOC131313717 gene encoding peptidyl-prolyl cis-trans isomerase FKBP13, chloroplastic isoform X2, giving the protein MSTLPFSLGSCNPRKLIVIRNLHTSEESPTSSIKFSSHIIHNETTFCSAVLLKLNQKNPIVLVKRREAISAGLCSGILGVILQQSKVSAAEASSSSTTTPSPCELTQAPSGLAYCDKVVGYGPEAVKGQLIKVIKGWDQGILGGDGVPPMLAGGKRSLKLPPELGYGIRGVGCRGGSCIIPPDSVLLFDVEFIGKG; this is encoded by the exons atgagcACACTACCATTTTCCCTTGGGTCTTGTAATCCCAGAAAGCTCATAGTTATTAGAAATCTTCACACATCAGAAGAATCTCCAACTTCTTCTATCAAATTCTCCAGCCATATTATTCACAATGAAACAACCTTTTGTTCTGCCGTCCTCCTGAAACTGAATCAAAAAAACCCAATTGTACTTGTCAAAAGAAGAGAGGCAATTAGTGCTGGGTTATGTTCTGGGATTCTTGGTGTTATTTTACAACAATCAAAGGTTTCAGCAGCTGAAGccagtagtagtagtactactaCTCCATCTCCATGTGAGCTTACTCAAGCTCCTTCTGGGCTTGCCTATTGTGATAAAGTTGTTGGGTATGGACCTGAGGCTGTCAAAGGACAGTTGATTAAG GTTATAAAAGGTTGGGATCAGGGTATTCTAGGTGGAGATGGAGTTCCTCCCATGCTTGCAG GAGGAAAACGTTCGTTAAAGCTTCCTCCAGAACTCGGTTATGGAATTAGAGGAGTTGGGTGTAGAGGAG GTTCATGCATTATTCCTCCAGATTCAGTTCTGCTCTTCGATGTGGAGTTCATTGGCAAGGGATGA